A single Seriola aureovittata isolate HTS-2021-v1 ecotype China chromosome 19, ASM2101889v1, whole genome shotgun sequence DNA region contains:
- the gjb7 gene encoding connexin 28.8 → MNWTFLENVLSGVNKYSTVIGRIWLSVVFLFRILVYVAAAEQVWKDEQRDFVCNTEQPGCENACFDHFFPISQVRLWALQLIMVSTPSLLVALHVAYREHRETKHKRRLYRDKGSIDGGLFCTYTVSLVFKIALEVGSLLAFYFLYNGFEVPILLRCSQSPCPNTVDCYTARAKEKKIFLYIMGCTSILCVALNVVELMYITWKQLWKCFTRRYIPVEESALSHSRPPVSIVNKFVSAEPTANTEDSSTQPTCENQPVQSSCSVSQ, encoded by the coding sequence atgaactggaCCTTTTTGGAGAACGTCCTCAGTGGGGTGAACAAGTACTCTACTGTGATTGGTCGCATTTGGCTGTCCGTGGTCTTCCTCTTCAGGATCCTGGTGTACGTGGCGGCGGCTGAGCAGGTGTGGAAGGACGAGCAGAGGGATTTCGTGTGCAACACGGAGCAGCCTGGCTGTGAGAACGCCTGCTTCGACCACTTCTTCCCCATCTCACAGGTGCGTCTGTGGGCTCTGCAGCTCATCATGGTGTCCACCCCGTCCCTGCTGGTTGCCCTGCACGTGGCTTACAGGGAGCACCGGGAGACCAAACACAAGCGCAGATTGTACCGGGACAAAGGGAGTATTGATGGAGGTCTGTTCTGCACCTACACAGTCAGCCTGGTCTTCAAGATAGCCTTGGAGGTGGGCTCCCTGCTCGCCTTCTACTTCCTGTACAACGGCTTTGAGGTGCCCATACTGCTCCGCTGCAGCCAGAGTCCCTGTCCGAACACCGTGGACTGCTACACCGCCAGAGCCAAAGAGAAGAAGATCTTCCTCTACATCATGGGCTGCACATCCATCCTCTGTGTCGCTCTGAATGTTGTGGAGCTCATGTACATTACATGGAAGCAGCTGTGGAAGTGTTTCACCAGGCGCTACATCCCAGTGGAGGAGAGCGCCCTCAGCCACAGCCGGCCTCCTGTTTCCATTGTCAACAAGTTTGTCTCCGCTGAGcccacagcaaacacagaggacaGCAGCACACAGCCCACATGTGAAAACCAGCCCGTCCAGTCCTCATGTTCCGTCTCACAGTGA
- the LOC130160567 gene encoding small integral membrane protein 8-like, which yields MSHQEAGKEKESPGEKGYRTPGLRGAQTTTLFRAVNPELFIKPNKPVMVFGLVTITLCVGYLGYLHATKENDQQLYEAIDSEGERYMRRKTSKWD from the exons ATGTCACATCAGGAGGCCGGTAAAGAGAAGGAGAGTCCCGGGGAAAAAGGTTACAGGACTCCCGGTCTGAGGGGGGCTCAGACCACCACACTGTTCCGAGCTGTCAACCCTGAACTCTTCATCAAAcct AATAAACCGGTGATGGTGTTTGGACTGGTCACCatcactctgtgtgtgggtTACCTGGGCTACCTGCACGCCACGAAAGAAAACGACCAGCAGCTGTATGAGGCCATCGACAGTGAGGGGGAGAGATACATGAGGAGGAAGACCTCCAAATGGGACTGa